The following are encoded in a window of Puntigrus tetrazona isolate hp1 unplaced genomic scaffold, ASM1883169v1 S000000001, whole genome shotgun sequence genomic DNA:
- the LOC122331658 gene encoding gastrula zinc finger protein XlCGF7.1-like, producing the protein RNIEDHVESGDRARPFACQQCGRSFGHKKTLNRHLKVHSRAKSLACQQCGKSFSDKTKLDNHTRVHTGERPFTCSECGKSFTQKKHLTTHMTVHTRQCPHSCKQCGKSFSQKGNLKTHMRTHTEKSPSRAPDHTVRLKENLGAGETGASCHRAGEASRTAESLKSHVDDSRQGQPLHARALRRSCASRASLERHVGIHSGEKPFVCPQCGKSFPYKGNLKIHVRAHSGERPYACVRCHKSFMYHSGLRHHLQTDTHRQSELHAESGPHS; encoded by the exons CGTAACATCGAAGACCACGTGGAAAGTGGAGACCGAGCGAGACCTTTCGCCTGCCAGCAGTGCGGAAGAAGCTTCGGTCACAAAAAGACCCTCAACAGACACCTGAAAGTCCACTCCAGAGCCAAGTCGCTGGCCTGCCagcagtgcgggaagagcttctcCGATAAGACCAAACTGGACAACCACACGAGggtccacaccggagagagaccCTTCACCTGCTCTGAGTGCGGCAAGAGCTTCACGCAGAAGAAGCACCTCACGACCCACATGACGGTGCACACTAGACAGTGCCCTCACTCCTGCAAGCAGTGCGGCAAGAGCTTCTCCCAGAAAGGGAACCTCAAGACGCACATGAGGACCCACACCGAGAAAAGCCCTTCGCGTGCGCCA GATCACACGGTCAGGCTGAAGGAGAACCTCGGCGCGGGCGAGACAGGGGCTTCGTGTCACCGTGCAGGAGAAGCTTCCAGGACAGCCGAAAGCCTCAAGAGTCACGTGGACGACTCACGCCAGGGACAGCCCCTTCATGCGCGAGCTCTGCGGAGGAGCTGCGCCAGCCGGGCGAGCCTTGAGCGCCACGTGGGGATCCACTCCGGAGAGAAGCCCTTCGTCTGCCctcagtgcggaaagagcttcCCCTACAAAGGGAACCTGAAGATTCACGTCCGAGCTCACAGCGGAGAGAGGCCTTACGCCTGCGTGCGCTGCCACAAGAGCTTCATGTATCACTCGGGCTTGAGACATCACTTACAGACGGACACGCACCGCCAGAGCGAGCTGCACGCCGAGAGCGGCCCGCACTCCTGA